The following are from one region of the Salvia splendens isolate huo1 chromosome 2, SspV2, whole genome shotgun sequence genome:
- the LOC121792508 gene encoding aquaporin PIP1-2 codes for MEGKEEDVKLGANKFNERQPIGTSAQTKDYKEPPPAPLFEPGELTSWSFWRAGIAEFMATFLFLYITVLTVMGYARSTSKCASVGVQGIAWAFGGMIFALVYCTAGISGGHINPAVTFGLFLARKLSLTRAVFYIVMQTLGAICGAGVVKGFQPTIYQIQGGGANVVAHGYTKGSGLGAEIIGTFVLVYTVFSATDAKRNARDSHVPILAPLPIGFAVFLVHLATIPITGTGINPARSLGAAIIFNKDHAWDDHWIFWVGPFIGAALAALYHQVIIRAIPFKSGH; via the exons ATGGAAGGCAAAGAGGAGGATGTGAAGCTCGGAGCGAACAAGTTCAACGAGAGGCAGCCAATTGGCACCTCCGCCCAGACCAAGGACTACAAGGAGCCGCCACCGGCTCCGCTGTTCGAGCCCGGCGAGCTCACTTCCTGGTCCTTCTGGAGAGCCGGCATTGCTGAATTCATGGCCACCTTCTTGTTCCTCTACATCACAGTTTTGACTGTCATGGGCTACGCCAGGTCGACCTCCAAGTGCGCCAGCGTTGGTGTTCAAGGAATTGCCTGGGCCTTCGGTGGAATGATTTTCGCCCTAGTTTACTGCACCGCTGGAATTTCTG GTGGACACATCAACCCAGCCGTGACATTCGGTCTGTTCTTGGCGAGGAAACTGTCTCTGACCAGAGCAGTTTTCTACATTGTGATGCAAACCCTGGGTGCCATCTGCGGTGCTGGTGTGGTCAAGGGTTTCCAGCCCACCATCTACCAGATTCAGGGTGGTGGTGCTAACGTCGTCGCCCATGGCTACACCAAGGGCTCTGGCCTTGGCGCTGAGATCATCGGCACCTTCGTCCTCGTCTACACCGTCTTCTCCGCCACTGATGCCAAGAGAAACGCCAGAGATTCTCATGTTCCT ATTTTGGCTCCCCTCCccatcggattcgccgtgttcTTGGTTCACTTGGCAACCATCCCCATCACCGGAACTGGCATCAACCCCGCCCGCAGCCTTGGCGCAGCCATTATCTTCAACAAGGATCACGCATGGGATGACCAC TGGATCTTCTGGGTTGGACCATTCATCGGAGCTGCACTCGCTGCCCTCTACCACCAGGTGATCATCAGAGCCATCCCATTCAAGAGTGGGCACTAA